Proteins encoded by one window of Rutidosis leptorrhynchoides isolate AG116_Rl617_1_P2 chromosome 7, CSIRO_AGI_Rlap_v1, whole genome shotgun sequence:
- the LOC139859095 gene encoding putative pentatricopeptide repeat-containing protein At3g23330 — MVKCYDITPEFKHYACVVDLLGRVGKLDEAFGFTCRMHDHKNASVWLPLLAACRVHKNVELAEKVVARICEFDSENVAAYVLLSNMYSSVGRYKDAMNTKSMLFKKTNKKEPACSWIRIGNKVHGFVAGEECHPYYNVIINALDLLFGQMKKEEYVADTMVVFLCCFSAT; from the coding sequence ATGGTAAAATGTTATGATATAACTCCTGAATTCAAGCATTACGCTTGTGTGGTTGATCTTTTGGGTCGGGTTGGGAAATTGGATGAAGCTTTTGGGTTCACATGTAGAATGCATGATCATAAAAACGCTAGCGTTTGGTTACCGTTGCTAGCTGCTTGTAGGGTCCACAAAAACGTTGAGTTGGCTGAAAAGGTTGTGGCACGTATATGTGAATTTGATAGTGAGAATGTTGCTGCGTATGTGTTGTTGTCGAATATGTATTCTTCTGTTGGAAGGTATAAAGATGCAATGAATACGAAAAGTATGTTGTTTaagaaaacaaataaaaaggaaccAGCGTGTAGTTGGATTAGAATTGGTAATAAAGTTCATGGTTTTGTTGCTGGAGAAGAATGTCACCCTTATTATAATGTTATAATTAACGCATTAGATCTTCTTTTTGGACAGATGAAAAAGGAAGAATATGTTGCAGATACAATGGTCGTTTTTTTGTGTTGTTTTAGTGCAACATAA
- the LOC139857134 gene encoding DExH-box ATP-dependent RNA helicase DExH14, with product MLLELPRLSNSLREPFDADQAYLDRKAILQSLNNRNSSAKSVDEFEVARKIVHRWDEASIEVRQAYRQFVGAVVELIDGVVISEEFREAALAVYRIFGSSREDEGESRKFIEKKSELQKILGHVVLDAKLQKAVNAVQNLSKLQPDHHEALFSAESQVNGNDDGQEFGADLVFHHASRFLVDASFEDGQMWGEGTNVTSTSHNGEWYDYNTESRNHQSVGGTFDLGWLKDECSKIVNGSASQLPQDELAMAICRVLDSDKAGDEIAGDLLDLVGDGAFETVQDLITHRKELVDAIHHGMSNLKSEKVVSNSQPRMPSYGTQVTVQTESEKQFDKLRRKEEKKNKRGTDHGLDNDMSVMSFSSLLQASAKKSPFDDLIGQGERNALTVTALPQGTTRKHHKGYEEVSIPPTETAAMKPGEKLIEIKELDEFAQAAFQGYKTLNRIQSRIYQTTYHTNENILVCAPTGAGKTNIAMIAILHEIGQHFKDGYLHKDEFKIVYVAPMKALAAEVTKAFSHRLAPLNMVVRELTGDMQLSKTELEETQMIVTTPEKWDVITRKSSDMSLSMLVKLLIIDEVHLLNDDRGPVIEALVARTLRQVESTQSMIRIVGLSATLPNYLEVAQFLRVNPDAGLFFFDSSYRPVPLAQQYIGITEPNYLARNELLNEICYKKVVDSLKQGHQAMVFVHSRKDTGKTADKLIELARKYEQLDLFVNEEHPQFQLIKMEVSKSRNKQLVQLFGSGVGIHHAGMLRSDRNLTERLFSDGLLKVLVCTATLAWGVNLPAHTVVIKGTQLYDPKAGGWRDLGMLDVMQIFGRAGRPQFDKSGEGIIITSHDKLAYYLRLLTSQLPIESQFISSLKDNLNAEVTLGTVTNVKEACAWLGYTYLFIRMKMNPLAYGIGWDEVMADPSLGLKQRSLVTDAARALDKAKMMRFDEKSGNFYCTELGRIASHFYIHYSSVETYNEMLRRHMSDSEIIDMVAHSSEFENIVVREEEQTELENLARTVCPLEVKGGPTNKHGKVSILIQLYISRGSIDAFSLISDAAYISASLARIMRALFEICLRRGWCEMTAFMLEYCKAVDRQIWPHQHPLRQFDRDISPEILRKLEDQDIDLDHLLDMQEKEIGAMIRYAPGGRVVKQYLGFFPSILLSATISPITRTVLKVDLVLTPDFVWKDRWHGAAQRWWILVEDSENDHIYHSELFTLTKRAAKGDPQKLSFTVPIFEPHPPQYYIRAISDSWLQAEAFYTISFKNLALPESHTRHTELLDLKPLPVTALGNKAYEELYRFSHFNPIQTQAFHVLYHKQNNILLGAPTGSGKTISAELAMLHLFNTAPDMKVIYIAPLKAIVRERMNDWKNGLVSKLGKKMVEMTGDYTPDMMALMSADIIISTPEKWDGISRNWHSRSYVTKVGLMILDEIHLLGADRGPILEVIVSRMRYISSQTERPVRFVGLSTALANAQNLADWLGVEETGLFNFKPSVRPVPLEVHIQGYPGKFYCPRMNSMNKPTYAAICTHSPTKPVLIFVSSRRQTRLTALDLIQFAASDEHPVQFLAMPEEALQMVLSQVTDQNLRHTLQFGIGLHHAGLNDKDRSLVEELFANNKIQVLVCTSTLAWGVNLPAHLVIIKGTEYYDGKTKRYVDFPITDILQMMGRAGRPQYDQHGKAVILVHEPKKSFYKKFLYEPFPVESSLRDQLHDHINAEIVSGTISHKQDAVHYLTWTYLFRRLMVNPAYYGLDECDPESLNSYLSSLVNNTFEDLEDGGCIKIDEENVEPTMLGSVASQYYLKYLTISMFASNLGPDTSLEVFLNVLSAASEYDELPVRHNEENYNEALSTKVPYAVDKNRLDDPHVKTNLLFQAHFSQVELPISDYYTDLKSVLDQSIRIIQAMIDVCANSGWLSSSITCMHLLQMVMQGMWFERDSPLWMMPCMTEDLFLLLQKGGISTIQQLLDLPKMSMQSRFGNSASKLQQDLQLFPRIQVKLRIEDREVAGDNTSSLSIRLEKFNRRRTARAFTPRFPKLKDEAWWLVLGNTSTSELHALKRISFTDRLVTRMKLPQTTTSFQGMKLLLISDCYLGFDQEYSIEELMES from the exons ATGTTGCTCGAATTGCCTCGATTATCTAACTCACTCAGGGAACCATTCGATGCCGATCAAGCTTATCTCGATCGTAAAGCTATTCTTCAGTCACTCAACAATCGCAACAG TTCCGCAAAATCAGTTGACGAATTTGAAGTTGCTCGGAAAATTGTTCATAGATGGGATGAAG CTTCTATAGAAGTCCGTCAAGCGTACAGACAGTTTGTTGGGGCCGTGGTTGAGTTGATTGATGGAGTAGTGATCAGTGAGGAGTTTAGAGAAGCTGCGTTGGCGGTGTATAGGATTTTTGGTTCATCTCGTGAGGATGAAGGAGAGAGTAGAAAGTTCATCGAAAAGAA ATCTGAACTGCAAAAAATACTTGGTCATGTTGTTTTGGATGCAAAGCTACAAAAGGCTGTGAATGCTGTACAAAATCTTTCTAAATTGCAGCCAGACCATCACGAGGCATTGTTCTCGGCTGAAAGCCAAGTAAACGGGAATGATGATGGTCAAGAGTTTGGCGCAGATTTGGTTTTTCACCATGCGTCCCGGTTTTTGGTTGATGCTTCTTTTGAGGATGGACAAATGTGGGGGGAGGGTACAAATGTAACTTCTACCTCACATAATGGGGAGTGGTATGATTATAATACTGAGAGCAGAAATCACCAATCTGTTGGTGGAACATTTGATTTAGGATGGTTAAAAGATGAATGCAGTAAAATAGTAAATGGTAGTGCTTCTCAGCTTCCTCAAGATGAACTAGCAATGGCTATTTGCCGGGTACTTGATTCAGACAAAGCTGGCGATGAG ATAGCTGGTGATTTGTTGGATCTAGTTGGAGACGGTGCATTTGAAACAGTTCAAGATCTTATAACG CACAGGAAGGAACTTGTAGATGCCATTCACCACGGGATGTCGAACTTAAAATCTGAAAAGGTGGTTTCTAACTCTCAACCACGCATGCCTAGCTACGGTACTCAG GTGACTGTTCAAACAGAATCGGAAAAACAATTTGATAAATTAAGACGGAAAGAGGAAAAGAAAAATAAGCGCGGAACAGATCATGGATTGGACAATGATATGTCTGTGATGAGTTTTAGTTCTTTACTTCAAGCAAGTGCAAAGAAAAGCCCGTTCGATGATCTGATTGGACAGGGTGAAAGGAACGCGTTAACAGTTACCGCACTCCCTCAAGGAACTACTAGGAAACATCATAAGGGATATGAAGAAGTTTCCATTCCACCTACCGAAACTGCAGCTATGAAGCCTGGCGAGAAACTG ATTGAAATAAAAGAGTTGGATGAATTTGCACAAGCTGCTTTCCAGGGCTACAAGACACTTAACCGTATTCAAAGCAGAATATATCAAACTACTTATCATACTAATGAGAACATTCTG GTCTGTGCTCCAACAGGAGCTGGCAAAACAAATATAGCTATGATTGCCATTCTACACGAG ATTGGACAGCACTTCAAAGATGGTTACTTGCATAAAGATGAGTTTAAGATAGTTTATGTTGCTCCCATGAAG GCATTGGCTGCTGAAGTTACTAAGGCATTTAGCCATCGATTAGCTCCACTGAATATGGTTGTGAGAGAACTTACTGGTGACATGCAGCTTTCTAAAACTGAACTCGAAGAAACCCAG ATGATTGTGACTACACCTGAGAAATGGGATGTAATCACCCGCAAAAGCAGTGACATGTCACTCTCGATGCTGGTAAAGCTCTTAATTATTGATGAAGTACATCTGCTAAATGATGATAGAGGACCTGTCATAGAAGCATTAGTAGCTCGCACGCTTCGTCAG GTGGAGTCAACACAGTCAATGATTCGTATTGTTGGCTTATCTGCTACTCTTCCCAATTATTTGGAG GTTGCACAATTCTTGAGGGTTAATCCGGATGCAGGTCTTTTCTTCTTTGATTCTAGCTACCGTCCCGTGCCTCTCGCGCAACAGTATATTGGAATTACGGAGCCGAACTATCTAGCACGAAATGAGCTGTTGAATGAAATTTGCTACAAAAAG GTTGTTGATTCATTGAAGCAAGGGCATCAGGCAATGGTGTTTGTTCATTCACGTAAAGACACTGGAAAAACAGCTGATAAACTG ATTGAACTTGCCCGGAAATATGAACAATTAGATCTTTTTGTGAATGAAGAACATCCCCAGTTTCAGTTGATCAAG ATGGAGGTTTCAAAGTCCAGAAACAAACAGCTTGTTCAGCTATTTGGATCAGGAGTTGGCATTCATCATGCAGGGATGTTGCGTTCTGATAGAAATTTGACTGAACGACTTTTTTCTGATGGATTGTTAAAG GTCCTTGTCTGTACAGCCACTTTGGCGTGGGGAGTAAATCTACCTGCACACACTGTCGTGATTAAG GGGACTCAATTGTATGATCCAAAGGCTGGTGGATGGCGAGATTTGGGTATGCTGGATGTCATGCAG ATTTTTGGACGTGCTGGCAGACCTCAGTTTGATAAAAGTGGGGAAGGCATTATAATTACATCTCATGATAAGTTAGCCTACTATTTGAGACTTTTAACAAGTCAACTTCCCATAGAAAGTCAG TTCATTAGCTCCTTGAAAGATAATTTAAATGCAGAGGTGACATTGGGAACTGTGACAAATGTGAAGGAAGCTTGTGCATGGCTTGGATACACATACCTTTTCATAAGAATGAAAATGAATCCCTTGGCATATGGTATTGGATGGGACGAG GTTATGGCAGATCCTTCATTAGGTTTGAAACAACGATCTCTTGTTACAGATGCTGCACGTGCTCTTGACAAAGCTAAAATGATGCGGTTTGACGAAAAGAGTGGCAACTTTTATTGCACTGAACTTGGCCGTATTGCCAGTCACTTTTATATCCATTATTCTAGTGTTGAGACTTACAATGAGATGCTGAGGCGCCATATGAGTGACAGTGAG ATAATTGACATGGTTGCGCATTCTTCGGAATTCGAAAATATTGTAGTTCGAGAGGAGGAGCAAACTGAATTAGAAAATTTGGCCCGCACAGTATGTCCATTAGAAGTGAAGGGTGGTCCAACAAATAAACACGGGAAAGTATCTATTCTAATTCAG CTCTATATATCCCGAGGGTCTATTGACGCCTTTTCTCTTATTTCTGATGCGGCATACATTAGTGCGAGTCTGGCTCGTATAATGAGGGCACTTTTTGAAATTTGTTTGCGTAGAGGATGGTGTGAGATGACAGCATTCATGTTGGAGTACTGCAAGGCAGTGGATCGTCAAATATGGCCTCATCAGCATCCCCTAAGACAATTTGACAGAGATATATCACCAGAA ATACTTCGGAAGCTAGAAGACCAAGATATTGACTTGGACCATCTTCTAGACATGCAGGAAAAGGAGATTGGAGCTATGATTCGTTATGCACCTGGTGGAAGG GTAGTAAAGCAATATTTAGGATTTTTCCCATCAATCTTATTGTCTGCTACAATAAGTCCAATCACGAGAACAGTTTTAAAG GTAGATCTGGTCTTAACTCCAGACTTTGTGTGGAAAGATCGCTGGCATGGTGCTGCACAACGTTGGTGGATTCTTGTTGAG GATTCAGAGAATGATCATATCTACCACTCTGAACTTTTTACATTGACCAAGCGGGCAGCAAAAGGGGACCCACAGAAGCTTTCCTTCACCGTGCCAATATTTGAACCACATCCTCCTCAATATTACATTCGTGCTATTTCTGATTCTTGGTTGCAGGCCGAGGCTTTCTATACAATATCATTTAAGAACCTTGCCCTACCAGAG AGCCATACAAGACACACCGAACTTCTAGATCTGAAGCCCCTTCCCGTGACTGCGCTTGGCAACAAGGCCTATGAAGAATTATACAGATTTTCACACTTCAATCCTATTCAAACTCAG GCGTTTCATGTTTTATATCACAAGCAGAACAACATCCTGTTAGGAGCCCCTACTGGAAGTGGCAAAACTATATCCGCAGAGCTAGCTATGCTTCATCTATTCAATACAGCCCCTGATATGAAG GTTATCTACATAGCACCCTTAAAGGCCATTGTTCGAGAAAGAATGAATGACTGGAAAAACGGACTCGTCTCTAAACTTGGAAAAAAGATG GTTGAAATGACTGGTGATTACACGCCAGATATGATGGCTCTCATGTCAGCAGATATCATTATATCGACTCCTGAAAAATGGGATGGTATCAGTCGTAACTGGCACAGTCGAAGCTATGTCACAAAG GTTGGTCTTATGATTTTGGATGAGATTCACCTACTTGGAGCTGATCGTGGACCTATACTTGAG GTCATTGTCTCCAGGATGAGATACATTTCATCACAAACAGAGCGGCCTGTTCGGTTTGTCGGCTTGTCAACAGCACTAGCAAATGCTCA GAATCTAGCTGACTGGTTGGGGGTTGAGGAGACTGGTCTGTTCAATTTCAAGCCAAGTGTAAGGCCTGTGCCTCTCGAAGTTCATATACAG GGATATCCAGGGAAGTTCTACTGTCCAAGAATGAATAGCATGAATAAGCCCACCTATGCTGCCATATGTACTCATTCGCCTACAAAGCCCGTTCTAATTTTTGTTTCATCTCGTCGGCAGACAAGGCTTACTGCATTAGACCTCATTCAG TTTGCAGCTTCAGATGAACATCCGGTACAGTTTCTGGCCATGCCTGAGGAAGCACTACAAATGGTTCTTTCTCAGGTCACTGATCAAAATCTGAGGCACACTCTACAATTTGGTATTGGGCTACATCATGCAGGGTTGAATGACAAAGATCGATCTCTGGTTGAAGAACTTTTTGCTAACAACAAGATTCAG GTATTGGTATGCACGAGTACATTAGCTTGGGGGGTAAACCTTCCAGCTCAtctggttataataaag GGGACAGAGTATTATGATGGAAAAACAAAACGTTATGTTGACTTTCCTATCACAGACATCTTGCAAATGATGGGTCGTGCGGGTCGACCTCAGTATGACCAACATGGAAAAGCTGTCATTCTTGTGCATGAACCTAAAAAAAGCTTCTATAAGAAG TTTCTTTATGAACCTTTCCCTGTTGAAAGCAGTCTTAGGGACCAGCTCCATGATCACATCAATGCTGAGATAGTTTCTGGAACAATTTCTCATAAGCAGGATGCAGTACATTATTTGACCTGGACGTATCTGTTTCGTAGGCTG ATGGTTAATCCAGCTTATTATGGATTGGATGAATGTGATCCTGAAAGTCTAAATTCCTACTTATCAAG TTTAGTAAATAACACATTTGAAGATTTGGAAGATGGTGGATGCATCAAAATCGATGAAGAAAATGTGGAGCCTACAATGTTAGGCTCAGTAGCATCACAATACTATCTGAAATACTTGACCATATCCATGTTTGCTTCAAATTTAGGGCCAGACACTTCTCTCGAA GTTTTCCTTAATGTACTGTCTGCTGCTTCTGAATATGACGAACTCCCCGTCCGTCATAATGAG GAAAATTACAATGAAGCATTGTCTACAAAAGTTCCATATGCAGTTGACAAGAATCGCCTTGATGATCCTCATGTCAAAACAAATTTGCTATTCCAG GCACATTTCTCTCAAGTAGAACTGCCGATCAGTGACTATTACACAGATTTAAAGTCAGTGTTGGATCAGAGTATACGTATCATccaagcaatgatagacgtatgtGCAAATAGTGGGTGGCTATCAAGTTCCATTACTTGTATGCATCTTCTACAGATGGTTATGCAG GGTATGTGGTTTGAGAGGGATTCTCCACTATGGATGATGCCATGCATGACCGAAGACCTTTTTCTTTTATTACAAAAAGGCGGTATCTCTACTATACAACAACTACTGGATCTCCCGAAAATGAGTATGCAGTCTAGATTTGGAAATAGCGCTTCAAAATTACAACAG GATCTACAACTTTTTCCCCGTATTCAAGTCAAACTTAGAATTGAAGATAGGGAGGTTGCCGGTGACAACACCTCCAGTCTCAGCATCCGGTTAGAGAAATTCAACCGCAGACGAACAGCCAGAGCTTTTACCCCTCGTTTTCCGAAG ttAAAAGACGAAGCATGGTGGTTGGTTCTTGGGAACACCTCCACCTCTGAATTACACGCTCTCAAAAGAATTTCCTTCACAGACCGTCTGGTTACTCGCATGAAGTTACCCCAAACCACAACCAGTTTCCAG GGAATGAAGCTGCTTCTCATTTCAGATTGTTATCTCGGATTCGATCAAGAATACTCAATTGAAGAACTTATGGAGTCTTAG